The following are encoded in a window of Phragmites australis chromosome 22, lpPhrAust1.1, whole genome shotgun sequence genomic DNA:
- the LOC133905308 gene encoding transcription factor E2FA-like isoform X2 codes for MMSPGYANAAGSPVPTPPSGKGLKTSAKSKATKGQKSCPQTPLCFGSPGNPATPVGGCRYDSSLGLLTKKFLNLLKGAPGGIVDLNNAAETLEVQKRRIYDITNVLEGIGLIEKKLKNNIRWKGIDDSRPGEVSDDMSILQADIEALTLQEHSLDERISEMRDRLRELTEDENNQKWLYVTEDDIKSLPCFQNQTLIAIKAPHGTTLEVPDPDEVNDYPQRRYRIVLRSTMGPIDVYLVSQFEEMSGMETPPRPAQTIHTDSLENPRSPLAAESNKAAGMEPNIQEGFTMPPDAPSSSQDIGGMMKIVPSELDTDADYWLLSDTGVSITDMWKTAPEVEWDGIEKFNAEDFLEISTPQHQDKPSDIVDGPSCIS; via the exons ATGATGAGCCCTGGATATGCTAATGCAGCTGGCAGTCCAGTTCCTACACCGCCTTCAGGAAAAGGTTTAAAAACTTCTGCCAAGTCTAAGGCTACCAAGGGCCAGAAATCTTGCCCTCAGACCCCATTGTGTTTTG GTTCTCCAGGCAATCCAGCTACTCCTGTTGGTGGCTGCCGCTATGATAGCTCCCTAG GGCTCTTGACAAAGAAGTTCCTGAACTTGCTAAAAGGAGCACCTGGTGGCATAGTTGATTTGAATAATGCTGCAGAAACACTAGAG GTACAGAAAAGGCGTATATATGACATTACTAATGTTCTCGAAGGGATAGGGCTGATAGAAAAGAAGCTTAAGAACAATATCCGTTGGAA AGGAATTGATGACTCTCGACCAGGAGAAGTTAGCGATGATATGTCCATTTTACAG GCAGATATTGAAGCTCTCACACTGCAAGAACACAGTTTGGATGAACGAATAAG TGAAATGCGAGACAGGTTAAGGGAGCTCACTGAAGATGAAAATAACCAAAA GTGGCTTTATGTTACAGAAGATGACATCAAATCTTTGCCCTGCTTTCAG AATCAAACACTAATTGCTATAAAAGCGCCACATGGTACAACTTTGGAAGTCCCAGATCCTGATGAG GTTAATGATTATCCTCAAAGGAGATATAGGATTGTCCTAAGAAGTACTATGGGTCCCATAGACGTGTACCTTGTTAG TCAATTTGAGGAGATGAGTGGCATGGAGACTCCTCCAAGGCCCGCACAGACAATACACACGGATTCTCTAGAGAATCCTAGGTCACCGTTGGCTGCAGAATCCAACAAAGCTGCAGGGATGGAACCAAATATTCAAGAAGGGTTCACAATGCCTCCTGATGCTCCTAGTAGTTCGCAAGACATTGGAGGGATGATGAAGATTGTCCCTTCGGAGCTTGAT ACTGATGCAGACTACTGGCTCTTATCGGACACAGGAGTTAGCATTACCGACATGTGGAAGACAGCAC CAGAGGTGGAGTGGGACGGGATCGAAAAATTCAACGCGGAGGATTTCCTGGAAATTAGTACTCCTCAACACCAGGACAAACCATCCGACATCGTGGATGGTCCCTCCTGTATAAGCTGA
- the LOC133905308 gene encoding transcription factor E2FA-like isoform X1 has protein sequence MAAGGGAGEAGARALLQRHQPFGPPPGEYHHFGATGSGGEDMVEAVVFRTPLKRKHNREENEAAESNDWMMSPGYANAAGSPVPTPPSGKGLKTSAKSKATKGQKSCPQTPLCFGSPGNPATPVGGCRYDSSLGLLTKKFLNLLKGAPGGIVDLNNAAETLEVQKRRIYDITNVLEGIGLIEKKLKNNIRWKGIDDSRPGEVSDDMSILQADIEALTLQEHSLDERISEMRDRLRELTEDENNQKWLYVTEDDIKSLPCFQNQTLIAIKAPHGTTLEVPDPDEVNDYPQRRYRIVLRSTMGPIDVYLVSQFEEMSGMETPPRPAQTIHTDSLENPRSPLAAESNKAAGMEPNIQEGFTMPPDAPSSSQDIGGMMKIVPSELDTDADYWLLSDTGVSITDMWKTAQVEWDGIEKFNAEDFLEISTPQHQDKPSDIVDGPSCIS, from the exons atggcggccggcggcggggccGGCGAGGCCGGGGCGCGCGCGCTGCTGCAGCGGCACCAGCCGTTCGGGCCGCCCCCGGGCGAGTACCACCACTTCGGCGCGACCGGATCCGGCGGCGAGGATATGGTGGAGGCGGTCGTCTTCAGGACGCCA TTAAAACGGAAACATAACAGGGAAGAAAATGAAGCTGCTGAATCAAATGACTGGATGATGAGCCCTGGATATGCTAATGCAGCTGGCAGTCCAGTTCCTACACCGCCTTCAGGAAAAGGTTTAAAAACTTCTGCCAAGTCTAAGGCTACCAAGGGCCAGAAATCTTGCCCTCAGACCCCATTGTGTTTTG GTTCTCCAGGCAATCCAGCTACTCCTGTTGGTGGCTGCCGCTATGATAGCTCCCTAG GGCTCTTGACAAAGAAGTTCCTGAACTTGCTAAAAGGAGCACCTGGTGGCATAGTTGATTTGAATAATGCTGCAGAAACACTAGAG GTACAGAAAAGGCGTATATATGACATTACTAATGTTCTCGAAGGGATAGGGCTGATAGAAAAGAAGCTTAAGAACAATATCCGTTGGAA AGGAATTGATGACTCTCGACCAGGAGAAGTTAGCGATGATATGTCCATTTTACAG GCAGATATTGAAGCTCTCACACTGCAAGAACACAGTTTGGATGAACGAATAAG TGAAATGCGAGACAGGTTAAGGGAGCTCACTGAAGATGAAAATAACCAAAA GTGGCTTTATGTTACAGAAGATGACATCAAATCTTTGCCCTGCTTTCAG AATCAAACACTAATTGCTATAAAAGCGCCACATGGTACAACTTTGGAAGTCCCAGATCCTGATGAG GTTAATGATTATCCTCAAAGGAGATATAGGATTGTCCTAAGAAGTACTATGGGTCCCATAGACGTGTACCTTGTTAG TCAATTTGAGGAGATGAGTGGCATGGAGACTCCTCCAAGGCCCGCACAGACAATACACACGGATTCTCTAGAGAATCCTAGGTCACCGTTGGCTGCAGAATCCAACAAAGCTGCAGGGATGGAACCAAATATTCAAGAAGGGTTCACAATGCCTCCTGATGCTCCTAGTAGTTCGCAAGACATTGGAGGGATGATGAAGATTGTCCCTTCGGAGCTTGAT ACTGATGCAGACTACTGGCTCTTATCGGACACAGGAGTTAGCATTACCGACATGTGGAAGACAGCAC AGGTGGAGTGGGACGGGATCGAAAAATTCAACGCGGAGGATTTCCTGGAAATTAGTACTCCTCAACACCAGGACAAACCATCCGACATCGTGGATGGTCCCTCCTGTATAAGCTGA